A DNA window from Candidatus Thermoplasmatota archaeon contains the following coding sequences:
- a CDS encoding carboxypeptidase-like regulatory domain-containing protein, giving the protein MKGKARCPHCEKSVVVEVPDDATGEQVTTCPNCNMKFKVNVDEKYSWEEETPAIHPSMHLNERSMKPIIAGILLVLIFLSGIAISSALLFSFDNISSVNVPSEFGGTVVSEEGTAIEGVNVSVVGQPGLHAVTDNDGKFLIKNITSGKQKLRFTCEEYKSLTAKVFVLPWNITFPYEKFVMKEGSGEIEQKSLAIKVLEFGPTLSVFIIALSVAALVGGVMAIARKHFVIAFIGAVLGTIAGIFSIIGIILGIVALVLLILSKEEFETGPREVKY; this is encoded by the coding sequence ATGAAAGGAAAAGCACGTTGCCCACACTGTGAGAAAAGTGTGGTCGTTGAAGTGCCGGATGATGCGACTGGAGAGCAGGTAACAACATGCCCAAACTGCAATATGAAATTCAAGGTAAATGTAGATGAAAAATATAGCTGGGAGGAGGAAACACCTGCCATCCATCCGTCGATGCATTTAAATGAACGTTCCATGAAACCGATTATTGCAGGTATACTCCTTGTGTTAATATTTCTTAGCGGAATAGCCATAAGCAGCGCCCTTCTCTTTTCATTTGATAACATAAGCAGTGTGAATGTGCCAAGTGAATTTGGGGGGACGGTTGTAAGTGAAGAAGGGACGGCCATAGAAGGGGTGAACGTGTCAGTTGTTGGACAACCGGGGCTACATGCTGTGACAGACAACGATGGCAAATTCCTGATTAAAAATATTACAAGTGGGAAACAGAAATTGCGTTTTACATGCGAGGAATATAAATCCCTTACAGCAAAGGTTTTTGTTTTACCGTGGAACATCACGTTTCCATACGAAAAGTTTGTCATGAAAGAAGGGAGCGGAGAGATTGAGCAAAAAAGTTTAGCAATAAAAGTATTAGAGTTTGGGCCAACGCTGTCTGTTTTTATCATTGCGCTTTCCGTAGCAGCCCTTGTGGGGGGGGTAATGGCGATCGCAAGAAAGCATTTTGTTATAGCATTTATTGGCGCTGTTCTCGGCACAATTGCAGGTATTTTCAGCATAATAGGCATCATTCTTGGAATTGTGGCTCTTGTACTTCTTATCCTTTCAAAAGAGGAGTTTGAAACAGGGCCAAGAGAAGTTAAATATTGA
- a CDS encoding type II toxin-antitoxin system HicA family toxin has protein sequence MKTRLPAVSGKEVIKALRKIGYEAVRQKGSHIRLRDVDNPSHKPLTIPDHKEIKPGLLRKIIRDANLSVEDFIKLL, from the coding sequence ATGAAAACAAGATTACCAGCCGTTTCTGGAAAAGAAGTTATCAAAGCATTGAGAAAGATTGGTTATGAAGCAGTAAGACAAAAAGGAAGTCATATCCGTTTGAGAGATGTTGATAATCCTTCTCACAAGCCATTAACAATTCCAGATCATAAAGAGATAAAACCTGGTTTGCTGCGGAAGATTATAAGAGATGCAAATTTGTCTGTTGAAGATTTCATAAAATTATTATAA
- a CDS encoding type II toxin-antitoxin system HicB family antitoxin has product MKIYEFKVLLEPDESGGYVVTCPSLPGCYTQGETVEDALKNIEEAILLCLEDMESHGEKIPDTSKSLIGTVIISE; this is encoded by the coding sequence ATGAAAATATACGAGTTCAAGGTCTTGCTGGAACCAGATGAATCTGGAGGTTACGTGGTTACATGTCCTTCTCTTCCAGGATGCTATACTCAAGGAGAAACGGTCGAAGACGCTCTGAAAAATATCGAAGAAGCCATTCTTCTCTGTTTGGAGGATATGGAATCCCATGGAGAGAAGATCCCTGATACATCTAAGTCCCTCATCGGTACAGTAATAATATCTGAGTGA
- a CDS encoding Hint domain-containing protein, whose product MNKKIESFFVICVMAAGVILPAIPFDAEGASAPSEPWDPCFLAGTRITMADGSNKNIKQVEVGDMVKSFDNGSIVIGEVTEVYSHNPGEMPEYYMVINDKLRVTPNHIIYVNGG is encoded by the coding sequence ATGAACAAGAAAATAGAAAGTTTTTTTGTTATCTGTGTAATGGCAGCAGGTGTAATCCTGCCAGCAATACCGTTTGATGCCGAGGGGGCATCAGCACCAAGCGAGCCGTGGGATCCTTGTTTTCTGGCAGGGACACGAATCACTATGGCAGACGGCTCTAACAAAAACATCAAGCAGGTGGAAGTGGGCGATATGGTGAAGTCCTTTGACAATGGCTCAATTGTTATCGGCGAGGTAACGGAAGTATATTCTCATAACCCTGGCGAAATGCCGGAATACTACATGGTAATCAATGATAAACTTCGGGTAACCCCAAACCACATCATTTATGTTAACGGCGGATAG
- a CDS encoding DUF1614 domain-containing protein, with protein sequence MKIGFSHREMGLISIGPFAAMMFDMPVFIYKNYFLAFNIGGAVVPIVLSIHLLKKKDVPLAKTIFGVAVTTVATFMITRVTDIGVVASFPFYLIPSVLAVLISFLLFSHHSEKIIGYGYAISTLGVVIGGDFFHFPEIFSKPFMGSVGGAGLYDMVYIAGLLSVCLILPFMGRSIKRAAFPLKDSAALLKKASISKDYREAMSYIIQAVELKTSEAARKFGIIGDDALRTLVSNDAYRDYILMKRKKVFSADGVKRAMVTGRLIIDALKKKEMMLYASTFDRSIAFVLDSIVLFPFSVFLAIISRMNFLLIFSIFLFSLQFLYFTVLEYFYGLTVGKAFMNITVKADSMEKMDFISSFTRNVIRFFDMFLGFYLISLILIILSPKKQRLGDIVAGSIVVKNI encoded by the coding sequence TTGAAGATAGGATTTTCGCACAGGGAAATGGGCTTAATTTCCATAGGCCCATTTGCAGCAATGATGTTTGATATGCCTGTCTTCATATACAAAAATTATTTTCTCGCTTTCAACATAGGCGGGGCGGTTGTTCCAATTGTTCTTTCAATTCATCTTCTCAAAAAGAAGGATGTTCCACTTGCAAAGACCATTTTCGGAGTGGCTGTTACCACCGTTGCAACGTTTATGATAACGAGAGTTACTGACATAGGTGTTGTCGCATCATTCCCGTTTTATCTCATTCCGTCAGTGCTCGCTGTCCTTATTTCATTTTTACTTTTTTCACATCATTCCGAAAAAATAATTGGATATGGATATGCTATTTCAACATTAGGTGTAGTTATTGGGGGGGATTTCTTTCACTTTCCCGAAATTTTTAGTAAGCCATTCATGGGGTCTGTCGGGGGCGCCGGGCTGTATGATATGGTCTATATCGCCGGCCTTCTATCTGTTTGTCTCATTCTCCCATTCATGGGCAGGAGCATAAAAAGGGCGGCATTCCCGTTAAAAGATTCTGCAGCATTGCTGAAAAAAGCATCGATTTCCAAAGATTACAGGGAAGCGATGAGTTATATCATCCAAGCTGTTGAACTCAAAACTTCGGAGGCTGCAAGAAAATTTGGCATTATTGGTGACGATGCCCTGAGAACACTCGTCAGTAACGATGCATACAGAGACTATATACTTATGAAAAGAAAAAAAGTTTTTTCGGCAGACGGAGTCAAAAGAGCAATGGTGACGGGCAGGCTTATAATCGATGCCCTTAAAAAAAAGGAAATGATGCTGTATGCTTCAACATTTGACAGAAGTATAGCTTTTGTACTGGACTCTATAGTTCTCTTTCCGTTCTCTGTTTTTCTTGCCATTATCTCAAGGATGAATTTTCTGCTCATATTCTCTATTTTTCTATTTTCCCTGCAATTCCTATACTTTACTGTATTGGAATATTTTTATGGTTTGACAGTCGGGAAAGCTTTTATGAATATAACCGTAAAAGCAGACAGCATGGAAAAAATGGATTTCATATCTTCGTTTACAAGAAATGTTATAAGATTCTTTGATATGTTTCTAGGATTTTATCTCATAAGCCTTATTCTTATTATTCTCTCTCCAAAAAAACAAAGGCTTGGAGATATCGTGGCTGGAAGTATTGTAGTAAAGAATATTTAG
- a CDS encoding CDP-2,3-bis-(O-geranylgeranyl)-sn-glycerol synthase — MDWSIAAEAIWFIFPAYLANSSAVVVGGGPPIDFGKKWNGKRILGNGKTWRGFFGGIIIGTAGGLIMNIVIPETFGKGISSLIVLFSISFGALSGDLLESFFKRRLGRKRGEKWLLADQIDFLLGAFFFSFLVSMLLENTGMTDKNWFLSSFSAWHILFLLIFTPVLHYIVNLIGYPLGLKKVPW; from the coding sequence ATGGACTGGAGTATAGCGGCCGAGGCGATATGGTTCATTTTTCCTGCTTACCTTGCAAATTCATCCGCCGTTGTGGTTGGCGGCGGCCCGCCCATTGATTTTGGTAAAAAATGGAACGGTAAGAGAATACTCGGCAATGGGAAGACATGGAGAGGTTTTTTTGGTGGCATAATTATTGGCACGGCTGGAGGGCTTATTATGAATATTGTTATTCCAGAAACTTTCGGAAAAGGCATCAGCTCATTAATTGTTCTTTTTTCTATTTCGTTTGGTGCCCTCTCAGGAGATCTGCTGGAGAGTTTTTTTAAGCGTCGCCTTGGAAGAAAGAGGGGAGAAAAATGGTTGCTCGCCGATCAGATTGACTTTTTGCTCGGTGCTTTTTTCTTTTCCTTTCTGGTAAGCATGTTACTTGAAAATACGGGCATGACTGATAAAAACTGGTTTTTGTCATCTTTCTCCGCATGGCATATTCTTTTTCTTCTAATATTTACGCCCGTTCTCCATTACATCGTGAATTTGATTGGCTATCCTCTTGGCCTAAAAAAGGTTCCATGGTGA
- the gcvT gene encoding glycine cleavage system aminomethyltransferase GcvT: MKSPLRELHEKLGATFTNFSGYEMPLKYTSIQEEHLNVRRKVGIFDVSHMGNIFIRGKKAERLISRTTTSDVGKIGMGKGDYTVILRDDGTIIDDEVFLHLENEYLFIPNAGSNKDVEKWFRDHAEGMDVEIEDVSQDFVILAVQGPMSEDCLKEIIDFDLSTLGFFACKELKKEGNARCIVSRTGYTGEKGYEFYITPAEEGRKMFLDVMEAGKKYGIKPIGLGARDTLRLEKCFALAGNEFEGGRTPLEAGLGWLIHWNHDFVGKEMLLKQKEGEYEKLVFLECIDRGIPRHGYGVEKDGKEVGKVTSGTFSPCLKKGIAMAYIKPGYNDVEIFDIIFNGRKMKARRIKPPFVKKGEC, encoded by the coding sequence ATGAAGTCACCTTTGCGTGAACTGCATGAAAAACTGGGGGCAACCTTTACAAATTTTTCGGGATATGAAATGCCGTTGAAATATACCTCTATCCAGGAAGAACATTTGAATGTTAGAAGAAAAGTGGGTATATTTGATGTTTCCCACATGGGCAATATTTTCATCCGTGGTAAAAAGGCGGAGAGGCTTATCAGCAGAACGACAACATCCGACGTTGGCAAAATAGGCATGGGTAAGGGAGACTATACCGTGATACTGAGAGATGACGGAACTATAATTGATGATGAAGTTTTCCTGCATCTTGAAAACGAATATTTGTTCATACCAAATGCTGGCAGTAATAAGGACGTAGAAAAATGGTTTAGAGACCATGCAGAGGGCATGGATGTCGAGATAGAGGATGTTTCCCAGGATTTTGTGATACTTGCAGTCCAGGGTCCTATGTCAGAAGACTGCCTGAAAGAAATCATAGATTTTGATTTGAGCACACTCGGATTCTTTGCATGCAAGGAATTGAAAAAGGAAGGAAATGCAAGATGCATCGTTTCCAGAACGGGGTATACTGGGGAGAAAGGATATGAATTTTACATAACGCCCGCTGAAGAAGGAAGGAAAATGTTTCTTGATGTGATGGAGGCAGGAAAGAAATATGGGATAAAGCCGATCGGGCTCGGGGCAAGAGATACTCTCCGCCTTGAGAAATGCTTTGCACTTGCCGGAAATGAGTTTGAGGGCGGAAGAACACCACTGGAAGCAGGCCTTGGATGGCTTATACACTGGAACCATGATTTTGTGGGGAAAGAAATGTTACTGAAGCAGAAAGAAGGAGAATATGAAAAACTCGTTTTCCTGGAATGCATTGACAGGGGAATACCAAGGCACGGATATGGCGTCGAGAAAGATGGAAAGGAAGTGGGAAAGGTAACATCCGGAACATTTTCTCCATGTCTGAAAAAGGGCATAGCCATGGCTTATATTAAACCGGGTTATAATGACGTAGAGATATTTGACATAATTTTCAACGGAAGGAAAATGAAAGCAAGGAGGATAAAACCTCCATTTGTCAAAAAAGGAGAATGTTGA
- a CDS encoding HD domain-containing protein, which produces MKKQFIGEFEEGDIVNSMFAVKFKKPPRKYKNRSKEGEWFELRLTDKTGEITAKYWGDDRAYTNKLYRSFDKGDVIFLRGRIVAYGEGTEIVIDREGARKCSPEEYDNTDFVDVCKKNVDEMLSQLMDIIEGTEEPYKELLLSFFKDGEFVKNFKESPAAMHRHHSYIGGLLEHSLNVARICQRAYELHPELDYSLLVTGAILHDIGKTREFEVGTSIGMSEEGMLLGHITIGVQMLLDRIKQMEDFPERTKLKLTHIILSHHGKGEYGSPRIPQFPEAHIVYFADDMDAKVDYTLRLKNEAETEDLWIWKKDVGHIYLK; this is translated from the coding sequence ATGAAAAAACAATTTATAGGAGAATTTGAAGAGGGCGACATTGTCAACAGCATGTTCGCCGTTAAATTTAAGAAGCCGCCAAGAAAATATAAGAACAGAAGTAAGGAAGGAGAATGGTTTGAATTGCGGCTGACGGATAAAACGGGCGAGATAACGGCAAAATACTGGGGGGATGATAGGGCATATACCAATAAATTATACAGGAGTTTCGATAAAGGCGATGTTATATTTTTAAGGGGAAGGATAGTAGCGTATGGAGAAGGGACTGAGATAGTTATAGACAGGGAAGGCGCAAGAAAGTGCTCACCAGAAGAGTACGATAATACCGACTTTGTAGATGTCTGCAAGAAAAATGTCGATGAAATGCTGTCACAACTTATGGATATCATCGAAGGCACGGAAGAGCCGTATAAAGAACTACTTCTATCATTTTTTAAAGACGGGGAATTTGTTAAAAATTTTAAGGAATCGCCCGCCGCCATGCACCGCCATCATAGCTATATCGGTGGGTTGCTGGAGCACTCATTAAATGTTGCCAGGATATGCCAGCGTGCATATGAACTTCACCCGGAATTGGATTACAGCCTGCTTGTTACGGGTGCAATACTGCATGATATTGGCAAAACAAGGGAGTTTGAGGTTGGAACGTCCATAGGCATGTCAGAGGAGGGCATGTTGCTGGGGCATATTACGATAGGCGTACAGATGCTTTTAGATAGAATTAAACAAATGGAAGATTTTCCGGAGAGAACCAAATTGAAATTGACGCACATCATATTGAGCCATCACGGCAAGGGGGAATATGGCTCCCCGAGAATACCCCAATTTCCGGAAGCTCATATAGTGTATTTCGCAGATGATATGGATGCAAAGGTTGATTATACCTTGCGCCTAAAGAACGAGGCCGAGACGGAAGACCTCTGGATATGGAAAAAAGATGTAGGGCACATATATTTGAAATAA
- the artA gene encoding archaeosortase A — translation MHKKDLYYVTCLFGGATLALIIGHFIFLALLENYPLFNSITLIFLFLSLIMLAIGLLSKRKSRHFLMAMGWIIFAVYWATQPEFLYYKEDGDIVNAIICILGVYFLFYIGYHEYLSYKRNEELNHLTFIAGATFISAFFYFLIDKLPVLSGALIKMVAEQTVWVMKAIGYDVATGAISYGKAITVPVYFNGNHSVQLILACTGLQSMMIFIGVIAALKGVDWRRRFKAFMLTIPVIYALNIVRNVGVIYGVEVRNYTFYFMHNVVGKIGSLLVLIILAYLTFEILPELYDNISSLFELPKRKGPIERVFSKLLRTR, via the coding sequence GTGCACAAAAAGGATTTGTATTATGTGACGTGCTTATTTGGAGGGGCGACTCTAGCCCTAATAATAGGTCACTTCATCTTTCTTGCCCTCTTAGAAAATTATCCTCTATTCAATTCCATTACCCTGATTTTCCTTTTTTTGAGCCTGATTATGCTCGCCATCGGGTTGTTATCAAAACGCAAAAGCAGGCATTTTTTAATGGCAATGGGCTGGATAATATTTGCAGTTTACTGGGCAACGCAGCCCGAATTCCTGTACTATAAAGAGGATGGCGATATTGTAAATGCCATAATTTGCATACTCGGAGTATATTTTCTTTTCTATATTGGTTACCATGAATATCTCTCCTATAAGAGAAATGAAGAGTTAAATCATCTAACATTTATTGCGGGTGCAACCTTTATATCCGCCTTTTTTTATTTTCTTATAGATAAATTGCCAGTTCTTTCAGGTGCTTTGATAAAAATGGTAGCGGAGCAGACGGTATGGGTGATGAAAGCCATAGGCTACGATGTTGCCACAGGCGCCATTTCTTACGGGAAGGCAATAACAGTCCCGGTTTATTTTAACGGCAATCATTCGGTACAGCTTATTCTGGCCTGTACGGGTCTGCAGTCAATGATGATATTTATAGGGGTTATAGCTGCCTTGAAAGGCGTGGATTGGAGAAGAAGATTTAAAGCATTCATGCTGACCATTCCGGTAATATACGCGCTGAACATTGTACGGAATGTGGGCGTGATTTATGGGGTGGAAGTACGTAATTACACCTTTTACTTTATGCATAATGTCGTGGGTAAAATCGGTTCTCTGCTTGTCCTAATAATTCTTGCATATCTCACCTTCGAGATTTTGCCCGAACTCTACGACAACATTTCTTCGCTTTTTGAACTTCCGAAAAGAAAGGGGCCAATTGAAAGGGTGTTTAGCAAGCTACTGAGGACAAGATGA
- a CDS encoding phosphatidylserine decarboxylase, giving the protein MIAKKCVHIALIPLPYLLLSLILSFLHYIFLPFVFLLLIIQLFFIFFFRDPYRKIEDGIVSPADGIVMENGEKVSIFMNLWNVHVNRMPISGKILEVDHTAGRHSPAFREKGENERLSIKIETEIGIVEVIQIAGMIARRIVPYVKKGDVAEKGEKIGIVRFGSKVEVYMPGNANINITVKKGDKIKAGQTIGIYK; this is encoded by the coding sequence ATGATAGCAAAAAAGTGTGTGCATATAGCTCTTATTCCCCTGCCATATCTTTTACTTTCCCTCATTCTTTCTTTTCTTCATTATATTTTCCTTCCGTTTGTGTTTCTTTTACTTATCATCCAATTATTTTTTATTTTCTTCTTCAGAGACCCTTACAGGAAAATAGAAGACGGCATTGTATCGCCCGCAGATGGGATTGTTATGGAAAATGGCGAGAAAGTTTCCATCTTTATGAATTTGTGGAATGTTCATGTCAACCGTATGCCAATATCCGGAAAAATTTTGGAAGTCGATCACACGGCGGGGAGGCATTCCCCTGCATTCAGGGAAAAAGGGGAGAATGAACGCCTTTCTATTAAAATTGAAACAGAAATCGGAATAGTAGAAGTTATCCAGATTGCGGGCATGATTGCAAGGAGAATAGTACCCTATGTGAAAAAAGGCGATGTTGCGGAAAAAGGGGAAAAGATAGGTATCGTCCGATTTGGCTCAAAAGTAGAGGTATATATGCCAGGGAATGCAAACATAAACATAACCGTCAAAAAGGGGGATAAAATCAAGGCAGGGCAGACAATCGGGATTTATAAATAA
- a CDS encoding winged helix-turn-helix domain-containing protein has translation MKPAKKLLWWLLAGTSGGLSRGRIIEKIMEKPTNANELADVLHLDYKTVRHHLNVLQKNRLVTTMGSGYGTMYFPSEILEENMEYFNEIWDEIGKNKKKDERNGVKK, from the coding sequence TTGAAACCGGCAAAAAAACTTTTATGGTGGCTGCTCGCAGGCACATCCGGCGGGCTGAGCAGAGGGAGGATAATTGAAAAGATAATGGAAAAGCCGACAAATGCAAATGAACTTGCAGATGTGTTGCATCTTGACTATAAGACGGTGAGGCACCATCTCAATGTTCTGCAGAAGAACCGCCTCGTAACAACGATGGGCAGCGGTTATGGGACAATGTACTTTCCATCTGAAATTCTGGAGGAGAATATGGAATATTTTAATGAGATTTGGGATGAAATTGGGAAAAATAAGAAAAAGGATGAAAGAAATGGGGTGAAGAAATGA
- a CDS encoding methylated-DNA--[protein]-cysteine S-methyltransferase, with protein sequence MELHYDTCKSPIGVIYIVFGSTGIVRLCLTKEKFGKGYNSCKKGKNEEVRKQLQKYFSGRQKKFSLPICLNGSSFQKKVWNALRSIPYGETRSYEWLAKKIGRTKAVRAVGNAVGTNPLPIIIPCHRVIRKNGELGGYGYGPKMKEKLLEHERRHKN encoded by the coding sequence GTGGAATTGCATTATGATACCTGCAAGTCTCCCATAGGCGTTATTTATATTGTATTCGGCTCCACAGGAATAGTGAGGTTGTGCCTTACGAAAGAAAAATTTGGGAAAGGATATAATTCCTGCAAGAAAGGAAAAAACGAGGAAGTAAGAAAACAGTTGCAGAAGTATTTTTCTGGAAGGCAGAAGAAATTTTCTCTACCTATATGCCTAAACGGCTCTTCGTTTCAGAAGAAGGTGTGGAATGCCCTGAGAAGCATACCTTACGGGGAGACACGTTCCTACGAATGGCTTGCGAAGAAAATTGGAAGGACCAAAGCAGTTAGGGCGGTCGGAAACGCGGTAGGGACAAATCCCCTGCCCATAATAATTCCATGCCATCGTGTCATCAGAAAAAACGGTGAGCTGGGGGGTTATGGTTACGGTCCCAAAATGAAAGAAAAATTGCTGGAGCACGAAAGAAGGCATAAAAATTAG